Proteins encoded by one window of Companilactobacillus ginsenosidimutans:
- the rpsC gene encoding 30S ribosomal protein S3, producing the protein MGQKINPVGFRVGVIRDWDAKWYAEKDFSKFLHEDLKIRKYIEDRLSNASVSRIEIERTAKNVTISIHTAKPGMVIGKGGSEVEKLRNELNKLVNRNIHINIIEIKKPDLDAKLVGENVARQLEARIAFRRAQRQAVQRSRRAGAKGIKIQISGRLNGADMARREWHTEGTVPLHTLRADIDYAWVEAKTQYGNLGVKTWIYRGEILPAKPQHNSDKNEGKGE; encoded by the coding sequence GTGGGTCAAAAGATTAATCCAGTCGGATTCCGTGTAGGTGTTATCCGTGACTGGGATGCCAAATGGTATGCAGAAAAAGATTTTTCAAAATTCTTACATGAAGATCTTAAGATTCGTAAGTATATTGAAGACAGACTTTCAAACGCTTCAGTTTCAAGAATTGAAATTGAACGTACAGCAAAGAACGTAACAATTTCTATCCACACTGCTAAACCAGGAATGGTTATTGGTAAGGGTGGTTCTGAAGTTGAAAAATTACGTAACGAATTAAACAAACTTGTTAATAGAAACATTCACATTAACATTATTGAAATCAAGAAACCTGACTTGGATGCAAAACTTGTCGGTGAAAACGTCGCTCGTCAACTAGAAGCTCGTATTGCTTTTAGACGTGCACAACGTCAAGCTGTTCAACGTTCTAGACGTGCAGGCGCAAAGGGTATCAAGATTCAAATCTCTGGTCGTTTAAACGGTGCCGATATGGCTCGTAGAGAATGGCATACAGAGGGAACTGTTCCTCTACACACATTACGTGCAGATATTGATTATGCATGGGTTGAAGCAAAGACTCAATACGGTAACTTAGGTGTTAAAACTTGGATTTATCGTGGTGAAATTCTTCCTGCTAAACCTCAACATAACTCAGACAAAAACGAAGGGAAAGGAGAATAA
- the rplV gene encoding 50S ribosomal protein L22, translated as MAEQEITSATAKVKNVRIAPRKARLVIDLIRNKNAAEALAILQFTPRAGSPIIAKALKSAIANAEHNFDLDAQNLFVSEAFVDEGPTLKRFRPRAKGSASPINKRTSNITVVVTEKD; from the coding sequence ATGGCAGAACAAGAAATTACATCTGCAACAGCCAAAGTTAAGAACGTGCGTATTGCACCTCGTAAGGCTCGCCTTGTTATTGATTTAATCAGAAACAAGAATGCCGCTGAGGCACTTGCAATTTTGCAATTCACACCAAGAGCAGGCTCTCCTATTATTGCCAAAGCTCTTAAGTCAGCAATTGCAAATGCAGAACATAACTTTGATTTAGATGCACAAAACTTATTCGTTAGCGAAGCCTTCGTTGACGAAGGACCAACTCTAAAACGTTTCCGTCCTAGAGCTAAAGGTTCAGCATCACCAATTAATAAAAGAACAAGTAACATTACAGTAGTTGTAACAGAAAAAGATTAG